The sequence AACCCGACCTAGCTAACTCGTACAATGCATCAGTACCAAACTGATTTTTCAATGCAGCCAGATTCGGGTACTTTTGCACCAAATACAGGGCGACATCTGCCATAAattaatatacatacatttacATGATCTCAATTCTTGCCAATAAATCAACGACTCCTAAATATAAAATACTCACCGATGTATTGAGAAACTATCACTCCCAATAACAGGGAAGCTCCCAACTGTCCAACAAACGGGCTTCTGTCGATATGTGTCACCTCATCAGCATGTTTCTCGTGGATCCGAATCAAATGCACGAGCATCCCTTTATGGCAATAGGTCGCTGCTATATGAACTGGTAAATAATCCTGTTTATTTAGAATATATAGCAATGCGGCATTTTTTTCCAGTAAAACGTCCGCGATTTTCTTATTTCCGATCATTGCAGACCGGTGTAAAGCTGTGTTCCCGTATGAGTTTTGTATCGCCAGAGCGTCGGGCGTCATTGATTGTAACAATTCTCTTACAAAGACATTGGACTTTTTTCCTACTGCCACAGCTACCAGCAAAGCTGTTTCATCAATTTCACTGATAATGTTCCTTCTTGCCTCTTCATCTTTTTCCAACAATGTCCTCGCTTTAGCCCAATCGGCTCTTGTTATGGCCCTACGCAAGTACAAGTACTTGGTGTAATCCTTACCTGCAAAATTTAACAAGCTAGTATTTGCACATacttattatgaataaaaaaaaatatttgtaggATCTGTAATATATTGTCgggcatatatatatatatatatatatatatataNNNNNNNNNNNNNNNNNNNNNNNNNNNNNNNNNNNNNNNNNNNNNNNNNNNNNNNNNNNNNNNNNNNNNNNNNNNNNNNNNNNNNNNNNNNNNNNNNNNNNNNNNNNNNNNNNNNNNNNNNNNNNNNNNNNNNNNNNNNNNNNNNNNNNNNNNNNNNNNNNNNNNNNNNNNNNNNNNNNNNNNNNNNNNNNNNNNNNNNNNNNNNNNNNNNNNNNNNNNNNNNNNNNNNNNNNNNNNNNNNNNNNNNNNNNNNttgtgttttaaaattttaagcaaAAAATCCCTCCTTTTTTTGTTCGCATTTGtatccaaattttattttacaaaatgaaACAACAGTTgattaaagtatatatatatattttaaattaagttaataaaaaatatttttttatttttttataaaatcattcTTTGCTTTGTTAAAAGCTGGATCATTAAATAAGTAAAAATTTAGTATTAATCGATTGATGTATGGTTATGTTCATTATAGTTTATTTGTGATGTTCGAGAAACTTAATTAATCCAAATTAAgtaaatgaaataattaaatttttatttaatagtaACATTATTTGTTTTCTTAAACTATagtaaaaattaacaaaaaaaaaatgacggGTTATtggcttaaattttcaaaacacAAGGttgtatataataatttatttttcatagaaGATTTTATGTTGGTTTTCACAGGCGATGAATGATATTTCCCGGAAGATTTGAATTGACAACCTTTCCACCCaaaccatttaaaaaaattgacatcCACTTTGTTAAAAACACATCATccaattatttaaattcaatatttaagagggttatgtttttttcttttcctatGACGAAGGACGAGCAACAATTACCCTTCAGCTATCCACTAAATAAACCGGAATATATGCAGTAGTTTGGAAACCACACATCAGGTAAAAAAGCAAATAGACTCAAGCATACTAGAATAATTTTTGTGTGGATTAGAGAAAACCCTAGATGTATGAAGAAAGCAATTATGGTTtattaaacaaatttttaaaaattgggtAGGAAAAAAGAAAGTATTCAAAATTGTAGAGCATACAGAGAAGAGCACGAGTCGTTTATCATTACGATAGGTGTCAAGTGGAAGTGCAGTGATGTATGTAGCTGAGGCATCCTAAGAGACCGGTGGACTTGAACCTTGTTCCTACGTGACATGTGGGATTCGAGATTAAACCTAAACCGCAAACTTCACGCACTTGATCAACTCACCTACCATAAAATGACAATCAATCTCtctttaaaagaaaatacattAAAGTAATGACTTACGAGCACCATTGTTTTGTCGGGGACCATTTCTATGTGTATAAGGTTCGATTTCCACGATACCATCTTGATCTGCCACCGTATCATTTCGAACTCCTccagctgctgctgctgctgctcccTCTCCTCTTCCTTCATTCGAAGGATAATCAAATATTTGGTTTTGAATCCGATTATGATTATATCTGATCTGATTGAAAATGATTTCCAACTTCAGCCAAACGTCCCTCGAACTACCCACATTCGCCACCGCAGCAAGCGCATCATTCCCCAGCGAACCTAAAATCCATCCCTTGATAAGCATGTCGGTTCTTCTCCAAAGTTTGTGCTCCTGATGATCCGTTGACTCCCCGGGCCGCGATGGTGGGGGGATTTGACCGTCTATGAAACCCAACAATTCTTGGCCCTCTAACAGACAAAGCATCTGTTCTCTCCATATCTGGTAATCGTTAATGCTTCCCTCGGGATCATTTCTGTTAAGCCATGGCCTCACCGTTACAAAGTTCGCGAAATTAACAGTCGACGGCCATGGATAGTTTGCCATTGGAGATTGAACTGAAGCAAAATTCTGCTTAGTTTAAATGCCAATTCAGTTTTGATTCACCCTTCGTTCGTCCCTCTATGCATTTAATTTATAGATGTTTAGCTCCTCGCATGATTGTTTAAATTTTGTAATTCTATTAGTTGAAACTTTCGTATTTGATGCGATCAAACAAACAGCTCATCCTCTTTTTGCTAGctctatatttttttcattattaaatGACTATTGAACATTCATATCGCAAAAAATACTGCTTTTCCTAATACTTGTCATGCTttgttaatatattaaataaattgcgGTAATGGTTTCGTATATCTGtatataaaagataaaaataagttGACCTTTGACCTTCAAACCATATTATATGATCCATAGCCCATAGGCAGTAAGTTAATACACAAATGGGGTTGGATACCCTtttaatttgagataaaaaaaattttagacataAAAACAAAGAATTCTTGAACAGTGAACAACCAGTTCATCTGGGtcaaaaaccaacaaaaacatatCTGAAACTACTTGTTACAAATAACGTCTTGTTTTGTTGCAAAAGTTTTATTATACACTTTTTAAATGAAACTACCAATCGTTTGTCCTTTGTTTACGTTATCAAAAAATATTGGTTTTGATGGAGAAGTTATTATAATTTACATACATAAACACTTAGAATGTTAAGACATACAATTTATGTTTTAAGTAATAATTAACCAATcatgaatttatgtgtaataatttaatattttacagCTATAATTAatgtgatgattttttttttacataatggaaagaaatttaaataatttaaaacataataaattatttataatctaatttcaaaaataattaccAATTTCTTATCATTGATATTAAGAGAGGGGAGTGCATTACTTTAGGAAAAAGTAAAAGGGAGATTTATCAATCAAGTCGTATAatgaaaatacaattttaatttaaaagtatGGTTTACCAAATCTATCAAAAATTTAACAACTTGAGATTGGTGGATTTTTGTGGtgtaatttatattaaattttgtttgaGTGATGTTGAAACTAATGTGGGTGAGTGTTAATAATATATCCtgattcaatttttaaaaaacatttcaTATGGGCACCAGTCTGGCCGGTCGTGGGGTTCCCacctctttttatttttatttttttaattctttttgtttaataaattttaatattttattttaataaattaattaaaattcaagtTGCAAATTGTTTTCAGCATTCTCCAaacaactattttaaaataaaatcaattttaataaatctaaaataataataaaaaatttccaaCAGTTAGTTAACAGCtatgttaataaaaaaaacaaaattttatttataattaatactCATTTCTTTGAACAAATTATTTCATTCATctaaacatattattttaaataataaatgacTCATTAAAATCCCATACTACTGTCTTCATTATgtcaatttcatttttaatatttattaaatcacatttttatccaaaattgaTGAAAATAACAGAGAATTTTTTCATTGTATCCTTGTGATTATTTTTCTGTTAGGATCGGTGGGGGACAAGCATCGAGATACAATATCtcgattttttgaaatattgaacacagagaaattatgattttggttttcaaaccaagagGAAGATACtcaaattttatcaaacacttggtatgcaatattttgatatttaaagaACACGTAAAAttcttcaacaatgcatcttaaaaataataacagtaagtaaatgcaataaaataaatatgcacaaatttgtttatggatgtcaGAAGAATAACAACTTCTACGCCACTCCTTCTTCTAGGAAaaattgatttatacaactcttgtaCAAACATATTTTAACTTTAAGACTTATCTCTTGTCGTACTTAGTGTGAATGTAATTTTTCAATCCTCGTGGGAACGATAATCTActtatcatatattaaaatttgacatCGTGCGCTTGCGAGCAGAAATCatgcaacaagtttttggcctGCTGACGGAGATTGATATAATTTAGTTTACACTAATACTATTAACAAGTGCTCTTGATTTTAATTTAgggaatttttatttattttcttatttatcatcattttgtttgatttatttgtttcttctatgtatgtaCATTATGCAAAAGTCTAAAAGTTATGGAAGTGTCGACATTGACGGGCTGAGTACTATAAACTAAGCACTGCTTGGGAGGAAACTCAAGAGTTTCtagcttttatttattttgtttattttttaggtacttgtattttttattttttgttcctTGTGAAATTTTTATAGGACGTCCAGTGTCCTGAAAGTGACCAAAAGGATTGAAATAAGGCTATACCCAAGGATTCAAATTGTCTATTCAATATGAGGGGAGTATTCTATATTTTGTGCTTTATTTTCTACCGAGTATGTCTCttatgaaacggtctcacgaatctttatctgtgagacgggtcaaccttaccgatattcacaataaaaagtaatactcttagcataaaaaatagtactttttgatggatgacccaaataagaaatccgtctcacaaaatatgactcgtgagaccgtctcacaaaatatgactcgtgagaccgtctcacacaagtttttgccttttctaCCATATATCTTACACCATTGACGATAATGTTGATTTTTAGTTTGAGGGTATACACATTTAATTGATGGATAAGTTGTAAGtgctaaaaaaaaattcgagttCATGATTGGAAATGATCGAGTTGTGATCTAGATTGATTTTCATTTGTCTGTGATgatttttaattgatgatatGCACAATATTTGAGTAAATTATCTTCTAGCATTGTGATGTGGTGATTCTAATTTCAAGTCATTCTTGGTCATGGTACTTGAATCCTTCTAGACTTGTTTGGATTATTCTTTGAAAGAAGAATAGATTCAAGCAAATATAGAAATGATCTAAGCGATTTTTGACTTGTTTGTACCTTTCAAGCTTACCATGTAATGTTTAAGCTAGAAATCCTCACATAAA comes from Primulina huaijiensis isolate GDHJ02 chromosome 17, ASM1229523v2, whole genome shotgun sequence and encodes:
- the LOC140963309 gene encoding uncharacterized protein isoform X2, translated to MANYPWPSTVNFANFVTVRPWLNRNDPEGSINDYQIWREQMLCLLEGQELLGFIDGQIPPPSRPGESTDHQEHKLWRRTDMLIKGWILGSLGNDALAAVANVGSSRDVWLKLEIIFNQIRYNHNRIQNQIFDYPSNEGRGEGAAAAAAGGVRNDTVADQDGIVEIEPYTHRNGPRQNNGARKDYTKYLYLRRAITRADWAKARTLLEKDEEARRNIISEIDETALLVAVAVGKKSNVFVRELLQSMTPDALAIQNSYGNTALHRSAMIGNKKIADVLLEKNAALLYILNKQDYLPVHIAATYCHKGMLVHLIRIHEKHADEVTHIDRSPFVGQLGASLLLGVIVSQYIDVALYLVQKYPNLAALKNQFGTDALYELARSGSVFESGANFSWWRKWIYSFPFVKKIKDKKVMHQQALGLVKCLCRALESLPSSEASTIYGRALSLAAQNNIREVVEVILDMFPTAINTTDTKTEVTIFHVAARARSENVFNLLHQMKEGKHFFYDCIDSSNNNYMHMCGEQAPTHKLNLVSGAALQMQRELHWFKEMEKFVTPSRRTSPNKEGKTPQMLFTEKHQELKSQGEKWMKDTATSCTIAAALIATVVFAAPFTVPGGVNGNGIPVFVENAWFITFALSDSVSLFSSTTSLLMFLSILTSRYAEQDFLYVLPTRLCIGLLTLFTSIISMMIAFSSAIYITLRHESKLFLIPMAVLAFFPVASFVFSQFPLLIAAMYSTYGPGIFREKSPRKLY